From Vitis vinifera cultivar Pinot Noir 40024 chromosome 14, ASM3070453v1, a single genomic window includes:
- the LOC100241624 gene encoding uncharacterized protein LOC100241624: MREQVNCGLSESTIVYRFYIGKPIFHQNPNHLDLGFRHLSSSICCCLLGWCKDNISGMENVEQHEQVDGNGPDNAEKSMPSSQEEEAAVKKRYGGIMPKKPPLISKDHERAYFDSADWALGKQGVEKPKGPLEALRPKLQPTQQQTRYRKSPYAPSDGEDGGSSPAEDMATNE, encoded by the exons ATGCGAGAACAGGTGAATTGTGGTCTCTCCGAGTCTACAATCGTATATCGTTTTTATATTGGAAAGCCTATCTTCCACCAAAACCCTAACCACCTAGATTTGGGATTTCGCCATCTTTCATCTTCGATCTG CTGCTGTCTGCTAGGGTGGTGCAAGGACAACATATCAGGCATGGAGAATGTCGAACAGCATGAACAGGTGGATGGAAATGGCCCTGACAATGCTGAAAAATCAATGCCTTCCTCCCAAGAGGAg GAGGCAGCTGTTAAGAAGAGGTATGGAGGAATTATGCCCAAGAAACCACCACTTATTTCCAAG GACCATGAACGTGCTTACTTTGATTCTGCTGATTGGGCACTGGGAAAG CAAGGTGTAGAGAAGCCCAAAGGACCACTTGAGGCCCTTCGACCTAAACTGCAG CCCACACAACAGCAAACAAGATACCGGAAATCTCCTTATGCTCCATCAGATGGTGAAG ATGGAGGAAGCTCTCCCGCAGAGGACATGGCTACCAATGAATGA